In Aquincola tertiaricarbonis, the genomic stretch CCGTCGAGCGCAGGCAGTGCGGCCTTGGCGGCGGCAGCTTCGTCGGCGTAGACGTTGAAGTACACGTCCACCATGTCGATGCTGCTGCCGTCGGCACGGGTGGCGGTGCTGGCTTCGCCGAGCAGGTTGCCCAGCTGGTTCAGGTCCAGGTCCGTGTAGGCGGTGTTCAGGCTGGCGATGCCCAGCTCGGCCAGCGTGTGCAGTTCACCGGCGTCGGTCTGGTGGTTGCCATTCGCGTCCTGCCAGATGCTCAATTCGCTGAAGCGCGCATCGTTGGCGTCGACCACGCCATCGCCATTGCTGTCGAACGACGCCAGCTTGGCGAAGCCCACGCCACGCTCGGCGCTGCCGAACAGCTCGGAGATGTCGTCGATGCGACCGTTGTGGTTGGCGTCGACCGCCAGGAAGCCGTCACCGCCGGAGATCCAGCCCGACTTCACCGCTTGGCCCGTGCCCAGCAGGTCGAACGTGCCGCCCGCGTCGATCAGCGCCTTGGTCTGGATGCCATTGCCGTCCAGGTCCAGCACGATGGGGCTGTAGGTGTTGTAGGTCGTGGTGTCGCCGATCGACACGGTCTTGCTGGTCTCGGCAAATTCCGTGAGGCTGTTGCCGCCGCTGAGTTTGATCTGCAGCGTTTCCCAGGGCGCTTCGGCCAAACCTACGTTGGGCTTGCTGTTGGGGTACTCCTGCCAGGCATCGATCGTGAAGGTGTCCGAGGTGACTTGGCCCGCCTTGATCGTCACGTAGAAGCCACCGCCCGACTGCGTCACGTAGTTGCCGTTGGCATCTCGCGCGCTGTAGTCGTTGATGATGGTGGACGGCATGTTCCAGGGCACGTAGGCGCCGGGGTTGGTCTCCATGGTGGCCGTGCCGTTGGTGAAGGACACGAACACCTTGGTGTCCACCGTCAACGCGTGGTCCAGCGTCAGCTGGTAGCCGGCGCTGCAGCCTTCGTAGATGGCACTGGCGCCCACCAGCGAAATCACCGAATGCGGCGTCAGCCCCGCATCGATCGTCAGGTTGTCGGTGGCGCTTGTCACCTGGAAGGCGGCCGTCTCGTAGGCCCACGGCATGGTGGTGAGCCGCACGTTGTCGATGATGCCACCCACACCGTCATCGTCGCCGGCCTGCTCACGGAAGGTGAGGCGGTCTGCGCCGCCGGTACCGGTGACCGTGAAGGTGTAGGTGGTCAGCTTGGTCGTTGCCGGGTCGATGGATGCGATCCGGCTGCCGTTCCACCACACCTCCACCGTGTTGGTGTCGATGGACGTGCCGGCGCGGCTGGCCAGGTCGACCGACAGCTGGTACGTCTGCCCCTTCTCGGTCACGACGTCCTGGTAGATGCCTGAGCCCTTGCCCCAGTTGTATTCGGAGTCCAGTTGGACAGCCAGGTCGCCGCTTACACCGGTCACGCCCCAGGTAAGACCAGTGGCTGCCTGGACGTTGTAGCCTGACAAGGTCGACCAGCCCGTAACGCAGCCGGCTACATCCTCGAAACTGCCGTTCGTGACCAAGTTGGGGCCGGCGGTGTAAGAGCTGACAGCCCGGAAGTCGGAGTCGATCGCATCGTTGCTGCCGACATCGGCGGCACTCAGCAGGTAGCCGCTGGGCAGCGCGATGGCGACTTTGTAGGTGCCCACGCCGACGTTGTCGAACAGGTACTTGCCATTGGCGTCGGTCACCGTCACGCGCGAGGTGTCGTCGGCCGTGTTGAAGAGGCCGTCGACGCCGGCGCCGATCAGCTTGACCGATACGCCTGCCACGCCGCCTTCACCAGCGTCTTGCAGGCCGTTGCCATTGGTGTCCGACCACACACGGTCGCCGATGCTGGCAACGATGGGCTTGAGGCCGGCGTCCACGGTCAGGTTGGTTTCGCCGACCGCCAGCGTCACCAGGCCGGACGTTGCGGTGTTGCCATTGCCGGTCCACACCACATCGCTGTCGATGCCGTCGTTGCTGCCGATGTTGGCCGAGGTGAACATCTGACCCGCCGGCGCCACGACCTGCACGGCGTACTGGCCGGGCGGCAGGCCGGTGAACAGGTAGCCGCCGGTGGAGTCGGTCACGGTGGTGGCCACCACCGCGCCGGCTGCGTCCAGCAGGCGAACGGTCACGCCGGCAGCGCCGGGCTCGCAGTCATCCTGCAAGCCGTTGCCGTCCTGGTCGAACCACACCTTGTTGCCCAGGGTGGCGGGCTTGGTGACGACAAGGCCACCGTCCAGCGTCAGGTTGTCGTCGCAGCTGGCCACCTGGAAGCCTGCTTCATACACGGTGCTGCTGGTGGTGCCGATGAGCTTGACGTTGTCGATGATGCCGCCGACGCTGTCGTCGTCACCGCACTGCTCGCGGAACGACAGGCGATCGTTGGCACCGGTGCCGGTCACCGAGAAGCTGTAGGTCTTCAGCGTGGTGCTGGTGGGGTCGATGGTGGCGATGCGGGTGTTGTTCCACCACACTTCAACGGTGTTGGTGCTGAGCTTGGTGCCTGCGCGGGCAGCCACATCGACGGACAGCTGGTAGCTCTGGCCGGCGGTGGTCTTGACGTCCTGGTAGAGGCCCGTGCCGCCCAGCAGCGAGAAGGTGTAGCGCGCGTCCAGTTCCACCACGGTGGAGCCGGTGGCGCCGGTGACGCCGTACGTGCTGGCCTTGCCGGCTTCGATGATGTCGCCCAGGCCGCACCAGCCCACGGGCACACCGCAGTCGAGGTTCTCGAAGCTGCCGTTGGTGATCAGGTTGACCGAGGTGGTCGTGGTGACGGCACGGAAGTCGGAGTCGACGGCATCGTTGGTGCCAGCGTCGGCCTTGGTGACGGCGAAGCCGTCCGGGGTGTCCAGCGTGAGCTTGTACTTGCCCCAGGCCACGTCGTCGAAGGCGTACTTGCCGTTGGCGTCGGTGGTGGTGGTGCGCACCGAGTCGTCGGCGGTGCCGAAGACGCCGTCGCTGCCCGCACTGGTCAGCTTGATGCTCACGCCGGCCACGCCGCGTTCACCGGTGTCCTGCACGCCATTGCCGTTGGCGTCCCACCAGATGGTGTCGCCCACCTTGACCAGGCACACCTTCAGGCCGGCGTCGACGCTGGTGTTGTTCTCACCGGCAGCCAGCGTGACGAGGGCGCTGGTGCCGGTGTTGGTGCCGGTACCGTTCCACACCACGTCGCTGTCGATCGCATCGTTGGTGCCGGCGTCGGCGGTGGTGAACTTGTAGCCGTCAGGGGTGACGACCTGAACCTTGTACTGGCCGGGCAGCAGGCCCTGGAACAGGTAGTTGCCGGCCGCGTCGGTCGTGGTGGTGGCCACTACGGCGCCGCTGGCGTTCAGCAGCTTGACCGTGACACCGGAAAAGCCGGCTTCGCTGCTGTCTTGCAGGCCATTGCCGTTGCTGTCGAGCCAGACGCGGTCGCCCATCGAGGCCAGCGCGGGCAGCTGGAAGCTGAGGACGTTGGGCGTCGGGTCGAGGTCGGCTGCGCCGGTGCCGACGAGGCCGCCGTCGTCACGCACCTGGAACGACAGGCCGACGGTGCCGGTGGCCCCCTGGGCGGGCTGGAAAGTGACCAGGCCGGCGCGGATGTCCGCCACCGAAACCTCGGTGCCGGGCGTGATGGGCACGCCGTTGTACAGCGCCTGGCCCGTGGCAGGCTGCGCGCCGAACACCACGGACTTGAAGTTGTTGCCGTCGACGTCGCTGAAGCCGAAGTCGGATTCCTTCAGCACGTAGGCGGCGCCGTCGGTGAGGCTGACCGTGCTGTCGGCGCCGCTGGGCGCGTCGTTCACCGGGTCGATGATGACCTTGAGGCTCAGGGTGATCACGTCGGAGCCGGTGCTGAACACCAACGACAGCGTGTCGAAGCTGCCAAAGTAGTTGGGCACGGCCGCCGCGGAGACACGCACCGTGTCGCCATCAACCTGGCTGAAGAGTGCCGTGGGAGCCGGCACGTAACCGCCGTTTCCGTCGCTGACCAGGAGGGACTGGATGGTCAGCGCGCCGTTGGCGGTGTAACCGGCCTGCTGCAGCAAGGCGGCAATGTCGAAATCCTGGTTGGTGTCTTCGTAGACATTCACAACCGTCGAGTAAGTCAGTACGGCCATTCGTTTTCGCTCCCACTTTGGCTCGCGGCCCAGTGCCGCTTCGCAATTCTCACGACGAAACAATCATTTTCAAAGCGGCATCTATCAGATGAGTCGATCGTGATCACGCCGAAATGAGGGGCTGGAACAGCACATATCTCAAATTGGATTGTGACTTGAACCACATCGGCGTATCAGCACAGTGGTTGACTCGCAACAAGTGCGGCTCTTTTTGACACCTTCGCCGCGGAAAGCCGGGCATGGCGCGAGGCCGCTCAGGGTGGTGCAAGCCCCGGATCAGGGGGGGTCCGGAAGGCCTCCGTTGGCGCGCTCGTGGCCTGCGCGACACCCAGCATCGACGAGAGCGAGCCCGTCAGCACAGACAGGCGCAGCAGTGCCTGCCTCTGCCGCCAGGAGGCATCGACCTGCCGCTGCTCCGCGGAAAAGCGCCGGTCGCGCTGGTCGATCAGCTGCAGCAGGCTGCGGCGACCGGCCTGGTACTGCAGATCACTCGCACGCACCGTGGCTTCGAGATGGGTCAGCTGCCGCTCCACCGCCGGCAGCGCCTGCGCGCTTTGCAGCATCTGCTGGCGCACCACGCCCAGCTCTCCCCGGACGGCCTGCTCGCTGCGCCAGGCCTGGCTTTCCGCGGCCTCGGCCCGGGCCCGGGCTTCTTCCCGGCGGGCCGTGCCGCCGCCGCCCAGCGGGACCTCGTAGCTCACGGTCAGCGTCCAGCCGCGGCGGCTCTGGGTCGATTCGACCGGTGCGGTGCGATCGGACAGGGTCTTGCTGAGCGTCAGGTCGGCCTTCGGCAGGTATTCAGATGCGATCAGCGGGACGCGGGCGCGCGCCGCCTCGCGGCGGGCGGCGGCGGCCTGTGCGCTGGCGTTGCCGCGCAATGCCAGCGCCCACCAGTCCTCCAGCGGCGCCTCAGGCGCCAGTGCCAGCGCAGATGGCCAGGGCGTGGCGCCTGGCGGCATGATT encodes the following:
- a CDS encoding SdrD B-like domain-containing protein produces the protein MAVLTYSTVVNVYEDTNQDFDIAALLQQAGYTANGALTIQSLLVSDGNGGYVPAPTALFSQVDGDTVRVSAAAVPNYFGSFDTLSLVFSTGSDVITLSLKVIIDPVNDAPSGADSTVSLTDGAAYVLKESDFGFSDVDGNNFKSVVFGAQPATGQALYNGVPITPGTEVSVADIRAGLVTFQPAQGATGTVGLSFQVRDDGGLVGTGAADLDPTPNVLSFQLPALASMGDRVWLDSNGNGLQDSSEAGFSGVTVKLLNASGAVVATTTTDAAGNYLFQGLLPGQYKVQVVTPDGYKFTTADAGTNDAIDSDVVWNGTGTNTGTSALVTLAAGENNTSVDAGLKVCLVKVGDTIWWDANGNGVQDTGERGVAGVSIKLTSAGSDGVFGTADDSVRTTTTDANGKYAFDDVAWGKYKLTLDTPDGFAVTKADAGTNDAVDSDFRAVTTTTSVNLITNGSFENLDCGVPVGWCGLGDIIEAGKASTYGVTGATGSTVVELDARYTFSLLGGTGLYQDVKTTAGQSYQLSVDVAARAGTKLSTNTVEVWWNNTRIATIDPTSTTLKTYSFSVTGTGANDRLSFREQCGDDDSVGGIIDNVKLIGTTSSTVYEAGFQVASCDDNLTLDGGLVVTKPATLGNKVWFDQDGNGLQDDCEPGAAGVTVRLLDAAGAVVATTVTDSTGGYLFTGLPPGQYAVQVVAPAGQMFTSANIGSNDGIDSDVVWTGNGNTATSGLVTLAVGETNLTVDAGLKPIVASIGDRVWSDTNGNGLQDAGEGGVAGVSVKLIGAGVDGLFNTADDTSRVTVTDANGKYLFDNVGVGTYKVAIALPSGYLLSAADVGSNDAIDSDFRAVSSYTAGPNLVTNGSFEDVAGCVTGWSTLSGYNVQAATGLTWGVTGVSGDLAVQLDSEYNWGKGSGIYQDVVTEKGQTYQLSVDLASRAGTSIDTNTVEVWWNGSRIASIDPATTKLTTYTFTVTGTGGADRLTFREQAGDDDGVGGIIDNVRLTTMPWAYETAAFQVTSATDNLTIDAGLTPHSVISLVGASAIYEGCSAGYQLTLDHALTVDTKVFVSFTNGTATMETNPGAYVPWNMPSTIINDYSARDANGNYVTQSGGGFYVTIKAGQVTSDTFTIDAWQEYPNSKPNVGLAEAPWETLQIKLSGGNSLTEFAETSKTVSIGDTTTYNTYSPIVLDLDGNGIQTKALIDAGGTFDLLGTGQAVKSGWISGGDGFLAVDANHNGRIDDISELFGSAERGVGFAKLASFDSNGDGVVDANDARFSELSIWQDANGNHQTDAGELHTLAELGIASLNTAYTDLDLNQLGNLLGEASTATRADGSSIDMVDVYFNVYADEAAAAKAALPALDGLLSQDDALLHHAFAGGAPAAAGGCAGCPAPANDATALHADASAELMRQLIANMKNADHSALAAAA